The Xyrauchen texanus isolate HMW12.3.18 chromosome 49, RBS_HiC_50CHRs, whole genome shotgun sequence genome contains the following window.
ATAACCATGTTTGTGTCTCAGTACTGCATCATAATTACAACACATTAATATGCACAATCATTTGAAACTGCTAAtgagaaatattacattttatttgatatacATGGACATTTGATTGAATATGATACCTCATGTTTTCATGGTGCAAACAGTAACATACAGAAAATGTCACAGATTTTTTACCATGGGTTAAAGGTAACCTGGATCGTGCCGCTCAAACAAAACCAAAGTCATTTCAATATCATCCAGTGGCCTCTCTCTTCAGTTTCTCTAGGATTTCTTCCTGGCAGACAGCTGCAGTCACCTTTATGATTTTTTCTCTGGATTTGGAGCCCTATGGTGAGATTGAAActattttaagtaattatatgGTGGGGTTCAAGTCCATGAACCCCACCGAAATAAACTGATAGTTTAAGGAttcaaaaaagaatgaaaaaataaatataattacgCAAAATGATTACGAAATATTTttgatgggggcctgggtagctcagaaagtaaagacactgaataccacccttggagttgtgagttcgtatccagggtgtgctgagtgactccagccaggtatcctaagcaaccaaattggcccggttgctagggtgggtagtgtcacaaggggtaacctcctcgtggtcactataatgtggttctcgctctcagtggggcgcatggtgtgttgtgcgtggatgccgcagagaaaagCATGAAGCTTCCACATGctctatgtctccacggtaatgtgttcaacaagccacgcaataaaatgcatggattgacgtctcagatgcggaggcaaatgagattcatcctccgccacccagattgaggcgagtcactacgccaccaagaggatttagcacattgggaattgggtattaatcaaatttgtgacattggccATGTTATATCCTTTGTACATACCAAAAGACAGATTTACTTGCTTCCATGGAAGCACACATGATGcattttggaacattctcaaatcatgctgggatgatatggatcatcaggttattaattaaaggatagttcacccataaatgtaatttctctcatcatttactcagcctcatgccatccaagatgtgtatgactttctctcttctgcagagcaaaaattaagatttttagaagaatatttcagctctgtaggtccatacaatgcaagtggattgtgGCCAgatctctgaaggtccaaatatcacataaaggcattattatagtaatttatatgactctagtggtctaatcaatgtcttctaaagcgatccaaacgccatctagtgctctgtgtaatcaagcttgaaatcgtgaCCATGCTAGAGACTGAAGTAGCAAGATGTTCTGTGAAAAAggagatacattttggtctgttctcacccaaaacagattggaTCGCTTTAGAACacatggaattaaccactggagtcgtctggagtacttttatgctgccgttatgtgctttttggagcttcaaagttctggtcaccattcacttgcattgtgaggaccatcaAGCCTGAAGTATTTTtctaaagatcttaatttttgttctgtagaatatctgggatggcatgagggtgagtaaatgacgagagaattttcatttttgggcaaactattcctttagttTGCAGAGTCATGCCAGCTTGAGTCAGCAAATGCAAAAGGGGGATATATAcgaaatactaagaaattctaaaAGTAATGTTCATTATTCAATTCATCTTTTCACTCGTTTTgatatgctgataatatcattttgATTGCGAGGAAACTGTattaaatgcaaaatagaagcattttcacaagtggacaagACTTTTAAAGCCCCCTGTATCTACACTAAGCATACAACTTTTGAATAGCTACTGTATGTTGGTAATACATAGTGAGTGTATGTGGATGCTGACCTTATCTAAGAATATTTCACTCTTCTTCAGTTGCAGGACTTTGGATAAATAGCGAACCAGCTCCGCATTAGCCTCTCCGTCTGTCGGTGGTGCGGCAATGGCGACACCAACCGCCTCCAAAGAGACAACTATCTCAAAACAACAGGGGATATGATGCATTAACTTATAACAGTTAAGGGAtgcattttttctttatttttatataaaatatatccaACCTGTGATTGCATTCTGTTTGGCCCCGGGTTTAGCATGTATCGCGATAGCAATTTCACCGTCTTTAACTTTGGTAACCGGGCCGGGTGGCGTGTCCGATTGTTTTGGTTTGCTTTTGCTCTATTATGGGGAtgatgaaaatgtaatgtttactcTCATTAACTAATTTCATTTAAAGACCTTCAGCTCAAACATGAAAGTAAAGTGCATCAGAGCACCACATACTTAAACGAATGGCTTACTTCTGATATTAATAAACATATATATTAATCATAtgcatgaaaaacataaatatttaatgagCCCTACCGTTTTGTCCTTTTTAGGCATCGTGTTGTATTTTGAGTAAACGCTCTTATTATTGCTATTTAGTGTGATTTGCCTCGTCAAAAGCGTCCGACTAAACAATAAGGGGTATAAAAGGGGAAATAAAGATATTCGTACAAAGCAGAGAATATGGGAATGCATGAGCtaaaagacattaaaaaaatacaactatCGTACAAATATCGAGAGAGAAGCATGAATTGAAGTTGCTTGTAAAAACAGCAGTTTACATCGCACGagcacatgacaagaaatgtaaatacgTTTGGAGCGTCAAATAAGCGCACTAAATGCGCAGAAAAAATAAATTTACGTTTTAAACAATAATTGATTGAGTCATTTATTGTATgatgtactactactactattactaataaatagatttataattattattattaaaattggcTAGGTTTCTCTTGTGTATTTGGTTCTCCATTTGAAGCAGTGTacaataatactactaataattatttttatttttattatataatgtattattattattattattacctacTTGTGGTAGTAGTAGTATTTTCTCTTGtgtatttgtaataataataattaatcataaataataatttgaataataaaacgcatatatatatatatatatatatatatacatatatatatatatatatatatatatatatatatatatatatatatatatatattaatccacttttcttccaatttggaatgcctatttcacactacttagtaggtcctcgtggtggtgcggttactcacctcaatccgggctCTGTGATCTATGCACAACTAACCACGTGcaccactgagagcaagaaccactaatcacgacaacgaggaggttacccaatgtgactacccaccctaacaaccgtgccaatttggttcaaatcaaatcactttattgtcacacgaccatatacagaagtgcaacagtgggtgaaagtcttgtgtgcagttccgagcaacatagcagtcatgacagtgacgagatatATACCTATTTACCAAATGTAaattgttgcttaggagacctggctggagtaactcagcatgccctggattcgaactcgcgactccagaggtggtagtcatcgtcagtactcgctgagatcCCCAGGCCCACAATAATTGctgttattaattatattatatgatttacttaatatttaataatatcaatattagtaataataacaataatacttattatcattattttcaacagGAGTTGCCTTCTTGTAGTAGTAATGATAGTATTTTCTTTTGTGCATTTGGTTCTCCTTTTTTGTTACAGGGTATCCCTTTCCAGAATAGAAATCTCTCCTGCAAGATGCAGTTAAGTTCCTCCTAGATTTAGCCAGCTAAAAACTAGCTGTTCACACTGAGACAGGCTCAAACTCTTTGTCTGATGGTGTGCACAGCTGCCAACAACAACAGATTCTCCAGATGTCAGAGAAACACCTCTTGGATTTCTTAAAACTCATTGATGATCGGAAGTTTCATCATGGAGAACAACTTTAGCCAAGAAGCTGAGAAAAATCCTTATCTGTGGTAAGTTTTCCTTTTGAAAATACAGAGGTAGTTACTTTTTCTTTCAAAGGCTGAAACATTAATGCAATCTGTTCTTCCATCCAAAACCTAATCCTCTGTTTTTTGCAGAAATCACAGAACTAATTACATTTATTAGTTCTGTTTGTCCATCAGTTATTCTCATTGGAGATATTAATATTCATGTGGATAATTCAAATAGGAACCAGAAAGTTGATCTTATGGAAACATTAaggtaaggaataattgacatcAATAccacgggccgttgaattattagaaacggaggtttgagccactgacagcagactaatgcagttattagtgtagttattagagagacagaggttgcaataatgagacagaaaatcatgtgcgtcatattatttaatttatttattaattcatacgttataattcattcgttaattcgaacgaatttatttattaaaattaaactgcacgttaaacacattgacagcccaagctgttgtttttttggtgttttcttcatgtttttcgccctcgagtcggtctagctgttcttcgctgattgttttatgtcttttgttgttgccggctgcctttgatgtcctcttccgtttatttgttttttcatctgagctatccaatactgcggtcgcccagttgttaaaatgtttatgttcaccataaatattaaaatgtacttccggaaaatcaaaatagtcggtcattttttttcctcttgaagttgaagtggatttgtcgctgtcacttcttgttatgaattgtatcctattttccgttattacggttgactacgcgaagtgatatggaactgtaatgcggtcaagacctgcctggaactactttagccgtgcgtttccctgaaaataattgcacaccttagaatgttctcaaccagtcagaatcaagcattcaacagccctgtagtataagtaaggaataattgactccgggccgttgaattattagaaaaataatgcacacccggggtggtaatgcggtcacgacgcgaagcggagtggccgttacaccGGTGTGCAttatttctaataattcaacgcccgagtcaattattccgcttatactacagttaccacacctcgaaacattgttcagttGATGTGATTCTAggcgtttgtcaagtttttgtcattaaagcggctcttgtatgtaggactaatttcttacgcatctaatcccatgcctccgttgctaattccaaagcgtcattttagagttagtaacggaggtttgagccactgacagcagactaatgcagttattagtgtagttattagagagacagaggttgcaataatgagacagaaaatcatgtgcgtcatattatttaatttatttattaattctatatatatattaatttttttttttgttgttgccggctgcctttgatgtcctcttccgtttatttgttttttcatctgagctatccaatactgcggtcgcccagttgttaaaatgtttatgttcaccataaatattaaaatgtacttccggaaaatcaaaatagtcggtcattttttttcctcttgaagttgaagtggatttgtcgctgtcacttcttgttatgaattgtatcctattttccgttattacagttgactacgcgaagtgatatggaactgtaatgcggtcaagacctgcctggaactactttagccgtgcgtttccctgaaaataattgcacaccttagaacgttctcaaccaatcagaatcaagcattcaacagccctgtagtataaattgttttaatttgatcCAACATGTACATTTTCCAAATCATAACAAAGGACATGCACTTGACTTGGTGTGTTCTGTAGGGGTGGATATTGATCAGCTAGACAGCAGTTCACTTTTAAGTTACTTGTTCCTTCTCTAAGATGTGCTCAGAAAAGGGTCATTAGTTTTAGAAATGTCAAGAATATTAATTTTGATAGTTTTTCATGCTGGATCTCAGAACACCCAACAGTTGGAACTGTTGATCACTATAATTCTGTTTTATCATCTGCTTTGGACGTGTTCGCCCCTAGGAGTGAATGTTTTGTCTCATTTATTAAATCATGCCCTTGGTACACTACTGAACTCAGAGCGCTTAAAGTTAAAAGTAGGCAGCTTGAACGCCAGTACAAGAAATCAGGTTTGACGGTGCATAAGCTCATCTATGATGAACACTTGAGTCAATACACTGAAGCACTTAAAGAGGCAAGAACAAAGTACTATACGGCCATTATTAGTGATGGTGCTGTAAACCCCAACATGATTTTTAAAACAATCAACAAAATTCTTACACCTATTAAGCCACCGATTTGTTCCTCTGTACATGAGTGTAACAAGTTTCTCAATTTCATCATGGAAAAAATTGAGAACATTCATAAGTCTATTAGTTCGACTCCCTGTTCTGCAATTCCTGTGACTTATCCACCTAGTTCTTCTGAAATTACATTCTTTAATTTTGAAAACGTTTCTATTGATTGTATTATGAAATTAGTGTTATCAATGAATACAACTACATGTACTCTTGACCCTATCCCAACAGTTGTTCTTAAGGAATGTTTGCCATCAATAAGAACATTGTGAACACCTCGCTTAGTACTGGTAATGTTTCAGAAGCTCTTAAGGTTGCAGTTATTACACCAGTCCTTAAAAAGCCTGGATGTGATAAGTCTGATCTATCAAATTATAGGCCTATCTCAAATCTTCCCTTTCTTGCTAAGATTTTGGAACGTGTTGTTGCGACAACTATAATCACACTTGTCACTCAACAAGCTTTTTGAGCCTTTCCAATCTAGATTTAGAAAGggacacagtacagagactgcctTGATTCGAGTCATGAATCGCCTGCTTGTATCAGCTGACTCTGGAGCCTCTACCATCTTGGTTTTGTTAGATCTTAGTGCAGTATTTGATACTGTGTGCCACTCCATTCTGCTTAATAGACTTGAGAGTTGGCTTGGTATCTCTGGTACTGGGCTTAAATGGTTTAAATCTTACCATACTGATCGTTCCCAGTTTGTTGTTTCGGGAAACAACAAATCTGACATTGGACAGGTCTGTCatggtgttcctcagggatctGTCTTGGGTCCTATATTATTTCGCATTTATATGCTTCCTCTGGGGCATATA
Protein-coding sequences here:
- the LOC127640621 gene encoding UPF0235 protein C15orf40 homolog; its protein translation is MHSHILCFVRISLFPLLYPLLFSRTLLTRQITLNSNNKSVYSKYNTMPKKDKTSKSKPKQSDTPPGPVTKVKDGEIAIAIHAKPGAKQNAITVVSLEAVGVAIAAPPTDGEANAELVRYLSKVLQLKKSEIFLDKGSKSREKIIKVTAAVCQEEILEKLKREATG